One window from the genome of Lentibacillus daqui encodes:
- a CDS encoding S1C family serine protease, giving the protein MDYRDEHNEQQNQQQPTDNQNTDSQSKQSHDQFYDNQSEKGPGITRRPKQTPPKEPKPKSSHPLLSGLVGGIISAVIVAALFLTNVIPTGTNQEANSNSGSSQAEDQETTPAISNTVASDDADVASDISEASKTVVGVINKKQISDWEPSQEAGSGSGIIYKKENGKAYIVTNNHVVNGASEVDVSLDDDHKLKAKVLGTDTLTDLAVLQVDGSKIDTVAKIGKSGDLEVGDTVIAIGNPLGMEFSGSVTKGIISGLERNIKIDTNGDNQPDWSTEVIQTDAAINPGNSGGALVNSDGEVIGINSMKIAQQSVEGIGFAIPIDSAMPIMKDLEKKGKIERPFIGVSTAALDEVPPQYQQNIKLPKDVDHGMVVANIEPGSPADKAGLNQFDVITKINDKEVKSILDLRKYMYSETNVGDTIKLEVYQNGKPNTVELTLSKRLEQEQ; this is encoded by the coding sequence ATGGATTATCGTGATGAGCACAATGAACAGCAAAATCAGCAACAACCAACGGATAATCAAAATACTGACAGCCAGTCAAAGCAAAGTCATGATCAATTTTATGATAACCAATCAGAAAAAGGCCCGGGAATTACGAGAAGACCAAAACAAACACCGCCAAAAGAGCCGAAACCCAAATCATCCCACCCACTATTAAGCGGGCTTGTCGGCGGAATCATTTCGGCGGTGATTGTCGCAGCTTTATTTCTGACAAACGTCATTCCTACTGGTACAAACCAAGAGGCCAACAGCAACAGCGGATCCAGTCAAGCGGAAGATCAAGAAACAACACCAGCCATTTCCAATACCGTTGCTTCTGATGATGCGGATGTTGCCTCCGATATTAGTGAGGCTTCCAAGACAGTTGTTGGTGTGATTAACAAGAAGCAAATAAGTGATTGGGAGCCAAGTCAGGAAGCTGGTTCAGGATCTGGCATTATTTACAAGAAAGAAAACGGCAAAGCCTACATTGTTACAAACAACCATGTGGTAAATGGTGCGTCTGAAGTCGATGTTTCACTGGATGACGATCATAAACTAAAAGCAAAAGTATTAGGAACCGATACGCTCACCGATCTGGCAGTTTTACAGGTTGATGGCAGCAAGATTGATACGGTCGCAAAAATCGGCAAGTCCGGTGATTTAGAAGTGGGAGACACTGTCATCGCGATTGGTAACCCGTTAGGCATGGAATTCTCTGGTTCCGTGACCAAAGGCATTATTAGTGGACTGGAACGAAATATAAAAATTGATACCAACGGAGATAACCAGCCTGACTGGTCAACAGAGGTTATCCAAACTGACGCGGCAATTAATCCGGGGAACAGTGGTGGCGCACTTGTCAACAGTGACGGTGAAGTGATCGGCATTAATTCGATGAAAATTGCCCAGCAATCGGTCGAGGGGATAGGATTTGCGATTCCAATTGATTCCGCCATGCCAATTATGAAGGATCTGGAGAAAAAAGGCAAAATCGAACGTCCATTCATTGGGGTTAGCACTGCTGCACTTGATGAGGTTCCGCCGCAATATCAACAAAATATCAAACTTCCTAAAGACGTCGACCACGGGATGGTTGTTGCAAATATTGAACCTGGATCACCTGCTGATAAAGCCGGCTTAAATCAGTTTGATGTTATTACCAAAATAAACGATAAAGAAGTTAAATCTATTTTGGATTTACGAAAATATATGTACTCAGAGACAAACGTTGGAGATACCATTAAATTGGAAGTATATCAAAATGGCAAACCAAACACAGTAGAACTGACATTGTCCAAACGCCTGGAACAGGAACAATAA